The Pieris brassicae chromosome 3, ilPieBrab1.1, whole genome shotgun sequence genome contains the following window.
CACTCTACCTCAGTGAATCACGGAGGAGTAGCTGTCGCCGCTCCTCTTGCCTACGCTGCTCCCTTAGCCCATGGCGCCTACGCTGCCCCCTTAGCCCATGGTGCCTACGCTGCCCCCTTAGCCCACGGTGCCTACGCTGCCCCCTTAGCCCACGGTGCCTACGCTGCCCCCTTAGCGCATGGTGCCTACGCTGCCCCATTAGCGCATGGATACGGTGGTCTTGCCCACGGTGCCGCATACGGCGCTCATGGTCTCGGCTTACATTACTAGATTACTGACCTAGGAACAAATTAATCTGTctgtgtatttaatttttctgacAATGACTTCTGATGATGTTATGAATGCTACTGCTGTgatgtgaaataaatatgtaaagatTTATAGTTTACAGAACTTTGTAGTTTGACATTTCACCTATCCTAACATTAATAATCTAAATTACGAGTGAACGTTTGGGATATTGCAAGGGGTAATATCTGGATCTACACAACCGGTTTTGAAAAttcttttaacaaaataatttaaaaaaaagacgCCACAACACCAGTTATTTGTGAGCATCTAtggatatatattaaaagcgACAACATTTCTATTACAAAACCTCTGCCGCATCTTCCTGTCTGTTCGggataaactcaaaaacaacTGCTCGGAATAGATTGCGATTTTCACTAATATCTAGAATGATTAATCAGGATCGTTCGTCCAATTTCCcaattttttagatttaaaattaaattcctttaaataacataaaaaactaaaaatcattGAATAACGACCTTAGTTTCGGAAATTATTCACTACAGTTCTGAATTAATTCTTCAAGTTCACTCCTCACACGGAAGGAGTTTCAATATGAAAgtggtttattttaaatcgatTAACATAGTACCACCAaggtattgtcttttatttacacaacttttttattaacgggcaggaggctgatcTGATTCTAAGTGATGCCCATGGACAGTCTATGATTGCGAGAGCGTTACCGTTACCTTTTAAGAAactgtacgctcttttcttgaaggcaCTAAGCCGAATTGGGTcagaaatactttaataatttcgCCATTTTGAGAGCTTTAGCGAGTTTAAAAACCGTGGTTAGgtaaaagtattttcaataacttaaacagtttttttactattaagtaCCGGAAGCTTACTATTCTgtgttttgtataattaattgaaacatagatttaaaaatagtaaaagttGATTAATTCGTATTCATCAATTAAGGCGGCCACGTCtttgacattttatattttgttattattgaaattgattgtgtttttgtacgaatacttaattttattaataaacattatgaaacatttttttccgTAGTGTAGTTTACTTACTTAGATTCTCATTAGGTCCGTGTGCGTAAAGTTCTGGCTAACTAAGCTCCTTAAAGAAGCACAGAAATCCAGggcacttcgcaggcttcccagagcgacctcactgctccGAGAATTTCTGTTCGTTAGCCACAGTCACCCATTCTTCAGTCAGAACTACATAGTGTAGTTTTGTACTGATATAATTGAATGTATTAAAAGGAAACtttatttacgaaataaaCATGATCATTGATTTTTTGCATTTGCAATTGACATCCCGATCATCTAGGTCGGTTCTCAGACggaaaacacaaataaatgatAACCTCTTTGTTGAAGTcgattataatgtaataaacataGAAATGTGTCTGCCAAATGCCCCAATTTAAGACTTCAAACTATGTATCTCAATAATGCCGCATTTCTAAAGGTTAACAACCCTAATAGTCGTGATAACAATCAATggtattaaaaactatataacgTGGAACTAATAGACAATTTTAATGTCCTTCAAATAAAGTTCACTCACTTTTACCAATTAGTCACACAGTTATTCccatagttaataattataggtaATTAGTGTTGGCGACTTGGCAAGGTCAATCGAAAGATTTTCTGAAGGAAGTATTTGTTATATGTGACTATAATACAGGATATAATACGTTGTTCGACCTTgattagttttatatagtgATTTTGTAATTATGATGCACTTCTCACAAATGATAGCAAGTGTAGTGTGGAGTAATTAATTACACgaggaaattaataatataaatgttcatTAAAACTGGAATTTTAgtttgataaatttttatatgtaattttttattttaatacttatgCTATGAGTAATTCAATTTCAGtccgattattattattcattacctaattgtctataaataataataataacttattaattgGATATCATAAAACTCCGGCTAAAAAGGTAATTcctttattaaagaaatatcgGGGCTTATGAATCATGAAAgccaaagaaataaaattcaattacatCTAATGACTTcattgtttacaatatttttagttataaggTCTCTTCTGACAGCCCTATTTTGTGCTTAAAGCTTTATGATGAAATCATATTGTAAGTATTGTCTTTATAATCAACAGTCAATCAtagcaaaaataaacaaaggaCATTTTCACATTCGTTACATAACAAAACTTACAGATGCAGTTACGTTACATGGCAGGACATATCTATAATGCGTGATGGATACTCGAAACGACTGGACTGAATCTACTGGAAACAGATGTATACAACGACAGAAGAAAAGATGATGTAATAGAATTAGTGTGGATAAACTGGATGAATGTTGCAAAAcaaagagaaatttaaaatatggagGAGGTTTAGCCAAAAATCTTAGACCACAAAAACACTAACTAAATTTTTTTGAACTCATACTaactaatacttatattagGTAAAGTTAACTGACCAATAGTTGTATAGATTCggtaataaagctttaataataataatgttaattctttaataacaAGTACTACATTGTATAAACCAAAATActgattttgtattattacaacTCTTTTCATCGCAgtgtaaaatttgataaaagaAGATGGAGCACTGTAATTGTGCTGTATAGTAGAACTAatagtatttgtaataaattatttaacaaaatatatagcgTACAGCTTTCGTGTTATTTATACATTGAATATTGTTTGTCCAAAAGATATACAccttaacatacatatttaaacaGTCTTTGTATTAGGAATgggtttatataattttcaggATTAATTGAATTCGACTTTATGcacataaatatgtttatttttttaaattaaagtagaTCACAGACATTGACTTTTCTTAATTCAGATAAATCACCAGGCAAGACGGGCGTTAAGACCATGAGCGCCGTAACCGTAACCCAAGGGAGAACCGTAAGAGACGGCTCCATGGGCGAGAGGAGCGGCAGCATAGGTGTTGACAGCGACTGGAGCGGCAGCGTAGGCGTTGACGGCGACTGGAGCGGCGTATGAGTTGTAGGCAAGGGGAGCGGCGTGAGCAGAGTAAGCTGGAGCGGCGTAGGCGGATGCGGCGTAGGCAGGGGCGGCGTAAGCGTGAGCTCCGTATGCGACAGGTGAAGCAGCGTATGCGACGGGTGCGGCGTGAGCGATGGGAGCGGCGACAACAGCGGGAGCGTGGGCTACCAGAGCTGGGTCTTTGCGCACAACAGCGTTGAAACCATTGTGGGCGTCAGCAGCGTAGTCAACAGTCCTGCGGGTTCCATCAGAGTCAATGAGGGAGTATTGGCCGACCACGTTGTCACCGTGGCGGGTCTCGTGCTGGCTCTTGACGTCACCGGTGTGGGGGTCCGCTACTCCATAGGAGAAGCTGGAGTAGCCACCTCCATGGACGGCGCTGCATTGAGCAACAGCCACCAATAAAGCGAAAACTGCGACCTGAAAGTAGAGCGTTTTAGTAggattcataaataaattatttatttatatatttatatgagttttaaaatgtacctTTGAGAACATTTTTGCTAGTTTGAAGTCTATGAAACAACTGACGAATTAGCTTTTTGATCGCGACCTTTTATAGCGATAATTTTTATCAAGCACGTATCATGCAATCATATTATGTAGGAAATTGTGAAAGAACACAAACAGTGACCTAGGCTCACACGGGCATTCCGTtgcttttgtttaaataaacggcattatatatttcataaatttttaatgtaaatcgtgtgaactataaaatatattacgataAACGAAAAATTGGATCTcaaaacattacatacatttacgtTTCATCTTTTTTACATAACCCATAGATTTTTAtcgtattatatatactataacaatatattgatTTGGTAGTAGTATTAAACGAACTATTTGGAGAATACCATCTTATATTACTATACCAATGCAGTACTCTaagcccttgacttgcgaactggtagtaaatgcacatttagaatcaatttaacgttcataagtgcacttgtatatgaatattttgagtttttagtatttattaaatattttgtgaatgatcttttttctaatttattaactaGATGACCCAGTGAACGtatcatacatatatttgtgtcaTAACTGCATatgatttaaaacaaacataagtGATTGGACATCATAGTACACCTATGAAACACACATCTCAAGGCATGTGCAAcaccaattttttatttgaataaaatcaaatacctAAATCTAATATTTCCCACCTAGGAACAGTTTTTAGGAATATTCCAGTTGTGTTTAGTATTCTTTACTTCTTATTAACGTTTAAACCTTCTCTGAAATTTcccaattatttcatttccaTACTTGagtttaaacaatacaaaGAAATAGCAACATAGTTTGCCTTCTCGTTTCTATAGATTAAAGCTTGCTAATGCTCGTAAGACTCATTTTTACCCATTGGTAAAAgaacatatacatttttttatgtgacGCTTGTAGACAAACATGATAAACACGAAggtataatagaaatattaaacaaaacaaaatacaaatataaaaaactacaCTTAAACTCACTACTACCACTCttctgtttcattattttatttacaaaacaaggGAACTATCTCCTGTCTTATAATATTGTGATACAAATTGATTTATACGTGCAGCAACAAAAGTTTTCTTAACCAAACTCCTTTGTAAGCAACGTGTGTTATGTTAGATTTCATTAGATGCTTCCTTGATCCATATACCGTTTTAGCACAGTTTTCTGAAGCTatctctttgtctctttctatctTCTATATTCAAAAGATATTGTCATGAAATTTCAGTATAGTTTCAATATACGAAGCCGGCGGTGAGTTTAACATACAGATCGCAGGTTCCAGTCCACCACTAACGGTTAGAACCGTTCAATTTACTGCCAAAGAACAGTTGATTGAATTGTATGAACTttacctaaaaaatatttgttaaacattCATTAAACACGGTCACCATAGGGATGGGATGTTAAGGACCACCAAAGCTCggagtttattaaaattgcattACAGAAAGTTCCTTAGTTACATATTGGATTAAAAATCACTTTCGAAAACGGTCGAAATTTTGAGGAAAATAAGTAAATCGATGTgtccaaataaaataagccTTTAATACttattcataatcattttatCATGTTACAtacgtataatttgtattatatatcttaacctacaaagtaataatttaaattaaaacaaattttaaaagttaggTCCGTGTCGCAGTTTACCTTAATTATTAGAATGACTTGACAAAGGCATACTCCAACTATCGCAGTTTCGAACTTATCTTCACTATCTTAAACCATTTTACCTCTATTCATCTGCATGTGAATAAcatagttaatttaataacagttaaaaactCTGccagtttaaaaattaattaagaaaatgtcTAGATGAATATAGATCAAACTTCACGACCTTGCGAAAAAGTTgaacattaacaaaaaatacggCCGACGTAACCTAAAATTAATTGCATGGTGGAAAGTACTGCTTATGAACTTCCTGCTTAGTATCAAAATCAAAGCCTTCgcgataatataaatagtatacgCGAGCACGATTAAGACAGTTGCGATCAGAAGTCGAACAAAACACGTACAATGGCCTCTAAGGTAAAAttgctatatttaaattacacataCTTGGCCTGTGTTACTTGCGAATTATTGCGTCAAAGTTTTATATGAGTACCAGCATGTGTACTGAATGGGTACTTAAGACTACCTAATTGCAAATTTGAGTCATAATCgagaacataatatatatataaaaacatataaataactaatacacatttaaatgATTGAGatctcaaaatattttcttttgcagTTTGTTGTCCTCGCTTTATTGGTAGCTGCCGCACAAGGCAGTGCCGTCCATGGAGGTGACTACTCCAGCTTCTCCTATGGAGTAGCGGACCCCCACACCGGTGACGTCAAGAGCCAACACGAGACCCGCCACGGTGACAACGTGGTCGGCCAATACTCCCTCATTGAGTCTGATGGATCCCGCAGGACTGTTGACTACGCTGCTGATGCCCACAACGGTTTCAACGCTGTTGTACGCAAAGACCCAGCTCTGGTGGCCCACGCTCCAGCTGTTGTCGCCGCTCCCGTCTCATACGCCGCCTCTCCTCTCGCGTACGGAGCTCATACTCGCGTCGCTTACGCTGCCCCCGCCTACGCCGCATCCGCCTACGCCGCTCCCGCTTACTCAGCTCACCCCTCTCCCCTTGCCTACAACTCATACGCCGCTCCAGTAGCCGTCAACGCCTACGCTGCCGCTCCAGTCGCTGTCAACGCCTATGCTGCCGCTCCTCTCGCCCATGGAGCCGTCTCTTACGGTTCTCCCTTGGGTTACGGTTACGGCGCTCATGGACTTAGCCAAGCCCGTTTGGCCTGGTAATTaatcgattaaaaaataactgtgATCTTAGCTAACTTATCTATTAAATGTTCCTCAGAAATGCATTCCCATCTTGTAAATACGaagttattgtaatataaacttttaattacaacacgttttttaattatctgtaCGCTCCTTGgcacaatttctttaattttaatttcatttaaaatattaaagatcgttacaaaattttaaaacaaattagtcTAATCCTAAACTTATAGAGCATAGGCTTTTTTAAggagaagtttttttttattaataagtaggCAACACACTAAGTAGgcaaaaacttaaaaacaacGACTGCATTTTAAACAGAgggtaacaaaaaatatacttaattatgAATCGCACTTTGCACTGATcctagttaaaaaaaaacaaaaataaattaaaacaaaatatgtaaaaacagatttataaacgttttaatatgttaaaataattactttaacactaaaacatacaattttgaaTAGCGCAATAAAGTATACAGACCTAGCCTACTTGCACAGAATAATTTCAACTTCCTGTTTGTCCAGTTTCGGACAGCGTATCGAAAACAGTTTGCGTTTGTCCTTCAATGCTCTATATCCTATTACATGAAGTAAtttggccaaacagattagcATAACTCAATATTAGGTCGTTTAGACTACCACATAACCcgaataaactttttttgtaaacaCTAGAATAGTTACGAAATATTAGACATAAAAGAACTGGTAAAAGACGGTTTTACGTCTGATATTTTGACGAGAATAGAATTGATTAATTGTATggatatattcaaataaaacactttgtttgagGTAATAACTGGCTTTAATTGTTTGAAACAGGAGCTGATTACTATGATAACATTATGGGTAGGGTGTGGCGAcgctggattaacaaaaatctaacttgacttattgaagAGTTCGTAAATCTCGTGACACTCATGTTATTGGAGATTATTGGTAACGAGACTGTAAAGAGCTCATATTGGATTCAACTGTGcgatgatttttttgttaacattatCCTTACGTTTCTAATTatccaccgctatgtggaaccagctgcccactgaagtatttccgaaccaattcgacttagggtccttcaagaaaagagcgtacaaattcttaaaaggccggcaacgcactcgcgagccctctggcattgagagtgtccatgggcggcggtatcacttaacatcaggtgagcctcctgcccgtttgcaccctattttataaaaaaaaaacatatacatgtaaCATAACCAacgttaggttacataactatagtattaataataatccaatGGCCCTACAACCATAAATGGATCctggcctcagattgcatTGCCATATCTTAGATTATTGACTAGTCTACTTTTAAATATGAGACATCCTGTTTCTTCACGACATATTCCTTCACCGAGCGAGTGTTACATATGCCCATAAAACTATTGTGTGTAGAATCGAACCTCAGAATGAATCGAATCTCAGAATGTGAATtacatgctgaagccactagtcACCGTCTATATCATCACATTGTTGCATAGTTGTTTttaagctatatatatattttttaaataaaggtcAATCATTTTgatctaatttaaatacacgTAAATATCACATTTGTATGATTAATGTCTTATCCCTTCgcaatgttaattattttagaactGGAAGAGGAACAACTTTTCTACGTACCGACTAATATATACTTACAATACTTATGTACGGAATGCTCTAAATGTGTAACAGTGtttattaattcttattcTTCGACAtttccttttaattaattcgcAACGTTTTGAAAGCTCCAAAATTAACGAACTATTTGTAAAGTTTTAGtaatcgtttattaaaatctaaccCTGGCTGAATTTGAATCTCGGCTGTGTAACGGTTGTTAAAACTATTTGCGTAATTAATACTTGAAATTCTTCAATACAATGATTCATTATCTCATTAATACAGTAAAGGTCTcctacattatttaatatataaaataatattatgtaaatggtCACACTCTCACACACATGTTATTACATAAACAccagtatttatattatattttactagggCCGTTCATAGCTTTTCTGATTatacatttagtttaattcttaataaaccagtggcgctacaatatttttaggtttgggcctgAGATGTCTGTAtctatctgtatctgttccatgatcatctgtcaatctaataggcctGTTCAATCGTATAATCAGCCTcgtatgcctgacacacgccgtcgactttttggacctaaggcaagccggtttcctcacgatgttttccatcagtGTTTGAGCGAATATTAATTGTACACATAGAaacaaagtccattggtgcacagccgcgcatcgaacctacgatctgaGGCAACTAggacaacactgctctgtgttgctattgtctacttaaaaatatattttacatgtgTAGAATGTATGTGCATGAGTGtaaatatgtacttaatagaatttgttaaaaatatcgtATAACGCTAAGGTACAGCTTTAAAAGTTCACTAAACTTTATCTAGGCTAGGACAAATACGAGATCTAGTTGTATTTGCATCTCATGAATCTAGAATTAATAACAAGTAACTAAATgctaaaagtaaatattgacTTTAATATAATGTCTTCTGATCGCATTGACTTTTGTGTACCTGTTAACCAGATGTCCTGGTCTTGTAAGTTCATGGTGAAAACCTTTTTTGGATAGAAGCCTGAAGAGGCTTTATGCGGCTTTAAAAACcacaattgttaaatattatggtAGACACGTATACAACGATTGAAGATAATCATAAACtagaattatttaacatttacacatataacattttaatcatttcataaaaataagagaaaaattatattttcactattatttatcataatttcctttatttaatagataagaCTTACTTACACttaacacattaaatatttattaattgtgtttaattaaataactctactatatatatcttatattaaattaccttctttaatttttttaattaatgtaatttataggtttaattaaaattttaattaattctaaaaactTCCTATAGTGACATTATCAAGAAACAAATCAGTACagtttcataatcattcatCAAGCCAAAGGAAAACAATTCCAAATCTCTAAACACGATTTACCAAAATTCTTCATTTTCAAATTATGTCTTTATATCCAACGATCGATCTATTCTAGACAACGatctattaaatattctacttccgttatcaaaacattttaagttataaaagttgacgtaattttattcaaacttCCTTAAGCTTTTGAATTGTTACGATGCGTCCAcactaacatttttattgctaACTTCACACGAACgctttcaaaattttatggcggaattttattagtatataaaataatgttccaGGTTTATCTCGGAAGTTTTTAAGttcaatatgttatattattttcctaaTAACATTGGATTCTGAGAATTgatgatataattttatcaaaaccaattaaatataaacttcaaTTCTTTCGTAcggtaaatatttcatatcatattttttgttgaaacTGTCTCTTAAACATTCAAATCTCCCAGACCCTACTCAGTGACGGACTTACATATTTTCAAGGTATAGTCAGTGAGGATTTTGCCGCCTTTGCCGATACAATTGtcatgttattattaatagggCAAAGATTAAAATACGTTTACTGCAATTTTGTTCTTTTCACTCGTCAAAAGTATAGGCTGATGGCGCAGAGATCGATTACTGGTTGGGGGGCGGTGTTGTTTATTCTAGAACATTGAGGTTTGCTACACCGAATGAACAATTCCGGTTCAAAAAATTGCCGACCCAAAAATCTGCCTCCCTAGGCGCCTACACAGTCTGTTGATAAatccaacactgctctaacttaaataatttaagcatTGAGAGATAAATCTATATTTgtgtttaacaaaaatgttgatttctttattaatataggaaACTTTTTACGATGCAGTTATACCGTTGACTTATACACGATGATTGGATGGACACTTTTTTCCTTAATAGGTACGTAGGTCAGTCGTCTGTGCCTGGTAAGGTCTAAGGCGTGCCGGTTAACGACGATGTCTTTCTGTACCGTCCGAGCGAGTACTAATTGCAAGTAAAGAAAAGTCACACACACACAGCCTGctcataacaaaaaaaaaacgaataatTACCAATCGTTACACGAGTGTGTCCGTagcataaaacaaaacatgttAACCTTGCGCTGATTCACTTCATCAATACTTCTTTCTTctataatatgttattgatgtaaaatatacgaatatcttttaaagt
Protein-coding sequences here:
- the LOC123707007 gene encoding larval/pupal rigid cuticle protein 66-like encodes the protein MFSKVAVFALLVAVAQCSAVHGGGYSSFSYGVADPHTGDVKSQHETRHGDNVVGQYSLIDSDGTRRTVDYAADAHNGFNAVVRKDPALVAHAPAVVAAPIAHAAPVAYAASPVAYGAHAYAAPAYAASAYAAPAYSAHAAPLAYNSYAAPVAVNAYAAAPVAVNTYAAAPLAHGAVSYGSPLGYGYGAHGLNARLAW
- the LOC123707464 gene encoding larval/pupal rigid cuticle protein 66-like, whose protein sequence is MASKFVVLALLVAAAQGSAVHGGDYSSFSYGVADPHTGDVKSQHETRHGDNVVGQYSLIESDGSRRTVDYAADAHNGFNAVVRKDPALVAHAPAVVAAPVSYAASPLAYGAHTRVAYAAPAYAASAYAAPAYSAHPSPLAYNSYAAPVAVNAYAAAPVAVNAYAAAPLAHGAVSYGSPLGYGYGAHGLSQARLAW